In a genomic window of Oncorhynchus keta strain PuntledgeMale-10-30-2019 chromosome 28, Oket_V2, whole genome shotgun sequence:
- the LOC127913259 gene encoding coiled-coil domain-containing protein 50-like isoform X2 produces MCHVFAVLEDGALAQNLQEQEIEQYYTTNIQKNQLVQNDIRIAKRLQDEEEEQRAQHRALSQASRQLEEQDSKYARMIQEEIQRCADEAHRREQEDEVSCRCLLI; encoded by the exons TGTGCCATGTTTTTGCTGTCCTGGAGGATGGAGCATTGGCACAAAACCTACAGGAACAGGAAA TTGAGCAGTACTACACCACCAACATCCAGAAGAACCAGCTGGTGCAGAATGACATCCGCATCGCCAAGAGGCtgcaggatgaggaggaggaacagagagctCAGCACAGAGCCCTGAGCCAGGCGTCTAGACAACT TGAGGAACAGGATTCGAAGTATGCCCGGATGATCCAGGAGGAGATCCAGAGATGTGCTGATGAGGCTCACAGGAGGGAGCAGGAGGATGAGGTGAGCTGCAGATGTCTTCTAATTTGA